Proteins encoded in a region of the Bacillaceae bacterium S4-13-56 genome:
- the rpsU gene encoding 30S ribosomal protein S21, producing the protein MSNTTRVRKNESLEDALRRFKRSVSKSGTLSEYRKREFYEKPSVKRKKKSEAARKRKF; encoded by the coding sequence ATGTCAAACACAACTCGCGTTCGTAAAAACGAGTCTCTTGAAGATGCTCTTCGTCGCTTCAAACGTTCAGTTTCAAAAAGCGGTACGCTTTCTGAATATCGCAAGCGTGAATTTTATGAAAAGCCTAGCGTAAAGCGTAAGAAAAAATCCGAGGCTGCTAGAAAGCGTAAATTCTAA
- a CDS encoding GatB/YqeY domain-containing protein, which produces MTLLDQLNQDMKLAMKARDKQRLTVIRGVKASMQNDAIKLGKDFLNEEEELTVLTRELKQRTDSLQEFKAANRQDLVDKIEAEIQVLEEYMPEQLTEEEIEEIVKETIQEVGASSKQDMGKVMGKLMPKVKGKADGSYVNQMVQKYLN; this is translated from the coding sequence ATGACGCTATTAGATCAACTGAACCAAGATATGAAGCTGGCAATGAAAGCAAGAGACAAGCAACGTTTAACGGTAATCCGTGGTGTCAAAGCTTCCATGCAAAATGATGCCATTAAGCTTGGAAAAGATTTTTTAAACGAAGAGGAAGAATTGACGGTTTTAACTCGTGAGTTAAAACAACGGACTGATTCCCTCCAAGAATTTAAAGCAGCAAATCGTCAAGATCTTGTTGATAAAATTGAAGCAGAAATCCAAGTTTTAGAAGAATATATGCCTGAACAGCTGACAGAAGAAGAAATTGAAGAAATTGTAAAAGAGACCATTCAAGAAGTAGGTGCTTCTTCCAAACAGGATATGGGCAAGGTAATGGGAAAGCTCATGCCAAAAGTTAAGGGGAAAGCCGATGGCTCTTATGTAAATCAGATGGTACAAAAATATTTGAATTAA
- a CDS encoding NfeD family protein — translation MGVFPFFNVGTEAKGEGQTVYVIPVEDDVERGLLAFLERSFEEGNENGADHFILEINTPGGAVDAAKNIGTLLQNQDVPVTSFVINEALSAGSYIALNTDHIYMTPQGQMGASGVINSDGTAADLKAQSAWIAAMTAAAESKGRDPIYAEAMANKEIDLPELGAPKGAFLTLKPSNAEKVGYSNGTIHDREELLAELELSDAKIVEMETTLAEELARLITHPFVVPILLSIASLGFIVELYSPGFGIPGTMGLVSLLLFFYGHLVAGLAGFETILLLVLGIILVVAEFFVPGGVLGIIGMISIIGSMFMAGADVGNMAFSIGIAIIISIIASVVLFKRMGFEKGFFRHIILRDATTTEGGYVSSKNRIELIGLEGKAITTLRPSGTGEFDGERIDVVTEGGYIASGIRIKIVKTEGSRVVVREIIEHKENEGGSLK, via the coding sequence ATGGGAGTATTTCCTTTTTTCAATGTTGGAACAGAAGCAAAAGGAGAAGGACAAACAGTCTATGTTATACCAGTAGAAGACGATGTCGAAAGAGGGCTACTAGCCTTTTTGGAAAGGAGTTTTGAAGAAGGAAATGAAAATGGTGCTGATCATTTTATTCTAGAAATAAATACTCCTGGTGGAGCGGTCGACGCGGCTAAAAATATTGGTACTTTGTTACAGAACCAAGATGTACCCGTTACTTCTTTCGTCATTAATGAGGCCCTTTCAGCAGGGTCTTATATTGCTCTTAACACGGACCATATTTATATGACTCCTCAGGGGCAAATGGGAGCCTCGGGTGTTATTAACTCAGATGGTACTGCCGCAGATTTAAAGGCACAATCTGCATGGATTGCTGCAATGACTGCAGCTGCTGAATCAAAAGGAAGAGATCCAATTTATGCGGAAGCTATGGCAAATAAGGAGATAGACCTTCCAGAGCTAGGTGCACCAAAGGGAGCTTTTTTAACATTAAAACCATCAAATGCAGAAAAAGTTGGCTACTCGAATGGAACGATTCATGATCGGGAGGAGCTATTGGCAGAGCTGGAACTTTCTGATGCTAAAATCGTAGAAATGGAAACAACTTTAGCAGAAGAACTAGCCCGATTAATCACCCACCCTTTTGTAGTTCCGATATTGTTGTCAATAGCCAGTTTAGGTTTTATAGTGGAACTGTATTCACCTGGTTTTGGGATTCCAGGTACCATGGGATTAGTATCTTTATTGCTTTTTTTCTATGGTCATCTCGTAGCTGGTTTAGCAGGATTTGAAACTATTCTTTTATTAGTTTTAGGTATCATTCTTGTTGTTGCTGAATTTTTTGTTCCAGGTGGTGTATTAGGGATTATAGGAATGATTTCAATTATTGGATCCATGTTTATGGCAGGAGCAGATGTTGGGAATATGGCCTTCAGTATAGGAATTGCTATTATCATTTCTATCATTGCTTCCGTTGTTTTATTTAAGAGGATGGGATTTGAAAAGGGATTTTTCCGTCATATCATCTTAAGGGATGCAACAACAACTGAGGGCGGTTATGTCTCTTCCAAAAATAGAATTGAATTGATTGGACTAGAAGGAAAGGCTATTACTACATTAAGGCCATCGGGTACTGGTGAATTCGATGGGGAAAGAATTGATGTAGTAACTGAAGGTGGTTATATCGCGTCTGGAATTCGAATAAAGATTGTGAAAACGGAAGGTTCTCGAGTAGTGGTACGCGAAATAATAGAACATAAAGAGAATGAAGGAGGAAGTTTGAAATGA
- the floA gene encoding flotillin-like protein FloA (flotillin-like protein involved in membrane lipid rafts), with protein MSIADLMPLIVIGIVIIAVAILFTFVPVALWISALAAGVKVSIFTLIGMRLRRVIPNRVINPLIKAHKAGVGVNTNQLESHYLAGGNVDRVVNALIAAQRANIELGFERCAAIDLAGRDVLEAVQMSVNPKVIETPFISGVAMNGIEVKAKARITVRANIDRLVGGAGEETVIARVGEGIVSTIGSSVDHSKVLENPDLISKNVLTKGLDAGTAFEILSIDIADIDIGKNIGAILQMDQSEADKNIAQAKAEERRAMAVAQEQEMRARVQEMQAKVVEAEAEVPLAMAEALRSGNLGVMDYQNLRNIMADTDMRDMIGKLSNKENKEE; from the coding sequence ATGAGTATTGCTGACTTAATGCCCCTTATCGTTATAGGGATTGTCATTATTGCTGTAGCTATTTTATTTACTTTTGTTCCAGTTGCACTATGGATTAGTGCCCTAGCAGCGGGGGTAAAAGTAAGTATTTTTACTTTAATTGGAATGCGTCTTCGTCGAGTTATTCCAAATCGCGTGATTAATCCTTTAATTAAGGCCCATAAAGCAGGAGTAGGGGTAAATACAAACCAGTTGGAAAGTCACTATCTTGCAGGTGGTAATGTTGATAGAGTAGTAAATGCATTAATTGCAGCTCAAAGAGCTAATATTGAACTTGGTTTCGAACGCTGTGCTGCTATTGACTTAGCTGGACGAGACGTATTAGAAGCCGTTCAAATGAGTGTTAATCCAAAGGTTATTGAGACTCCATTTATTTCTGGGGTTGCTATGAATGGTATTGAAGTTAAGGCGAAAGCGCGTATTACCGTTCGTGCTAATATTGACCGCCTTGTTGGTGGTGCAGGAGAAGAAACAGTTATTGCCCGTGTTGGTGAAGGTATTGTAAGTACAATTGGTAGTTCTGTAGACCATAGCAAAGTTTTAGAGAATCCTGATCTTATCTCTAAAAATGTATTAACCAAAGGTCTTGACGCAGGAACTGCTTTTGAAATCCTGTCCATCGATATTGCTGATATTGATATCGGTAAAAACATCGGCGCTATCCTTCAAATGGACCAATCTGAAGCAGACAAAAACATCGCACAAGCTAAGGCGGAAGAACGTCGTGCAATGGCCGTTGCCCAAGAACAAGAAATGCGCGCTCGCGTTCAAGAGATGCAAGCGAAAGTGGTGGAAGCAGAAGCTGAAGTACCACTTGCCATGGCAGAAGCTTTACGTAGTGGAAATTTAGGAGTTATGGATTATCAAAACTTACGAAATATCATGGCTGATACGGATATGAGAGATATGATCGGGAAGCTTTCTAATAAGGAAAATAAGGAAGAATAA
- the yqfC gene encoding sporulation protein YqfC, whose amino-acid sequence MNNWQQKIGKWAADHLELPSDVLLELPRITIIGQLHVYIENHKGLLIFSDQELRLKLKVGQLQVKGKDFVIKAMLPEEIVLEGTIKSLKFLKD is encoded by the coding sequence ATGAATAATTGGCAGCAGAAAATAGGAAAATGGGCAGCAGACCATCTTGAACTACCATCTGACGTTTTATTAGAGCTACCTAGAATAACTATAATCGGCCAACTTCATGTTTACATAGAAAATCACAAAGGATTGCTCATTTTTTCAGATCAAGAGCTTCGATTAAAGTTAAAAGTCGGTCAGCTTCAAGTAAAAGGAAAGGACTTTGTAATCAAGGCTATGCTTCCAGAAGAAATAGTATTAGAGGGAACGATAAAGTCTTTGAAATTTTTAAAGGATTAA
- the yqfD gene encoding sporulation protein YqfD, protein MKNYTIAKWLGVLTIHITGDFPEFILNRMAQSGIQIWSIKRISRNGFEAKIFLKDFNSVRQLRKGTGIKIRIRNRFGFPFIWKRFIQMKGLMIGLFSGLLTIFLLSNIVWGVSISGVSPEIEYKIEKSLDKLGVEQGAWKGSLKPPQELQNEILHDIPELLWVGIKIKGTTYQVQGVEKTIVEEEEEKGPRHLVAKKKGEIIDYFISKGNPVINVHQIVEKGDLLVDGYLEEEHETPPVAATGTVTAKTWYLSQVETPLQVKQEVVTGNHYKKYSLGIGGWNVPVWGFEDSEYNNTHVENYVHEFYFLHWKLPVTWNETIFLEKEAKEIKRSIKDAVMVGLEDARNQLLSELESDAEIRNEKILRRSTNNGKVKMTIEFTVYEDIAKPQPITQGD, encoded by the coding sequence ATGAAAAACTATACAATTGCGAAATGGTTAGGCGTTCTCACTATTCATATAACTGGAGATTTCCCAGAATTCATTTTAAATCGTATGGCTCAGTCCGGAATACAAATTTGGTCAATAAAAAGAATTTCACGAAATGGATTTGAAGCTAAAATTTTTTTGAAGGATTTTAACTCTGTTCGCCAACTTCGAAAAGGGACAGGTATTAAAATTCGGATTAGAAACAGATTTGGTTTTCCATTTATTTGGAAAAGATTTATTCAAATGAAGGGTCTAATGATTGGATTATTTTCTGGTCTTCTAACGATTTTTTTATTATCCAATATTGTCTGGGGAGTCTCTATTTCAGGAGTGTCACCAGAAATAGAATATAAAATTGAAAAATCTTTAGATAAACTAGGTGTGGAACAAGGAGCTTGGAAGGGAAGTCTTAAACCTCCACAAGAGCTTCAAAATGAAATTCTTCATGATATCCCTGAGCTTCTTTGGGTTGGTATAAAAATTAAAGGGACAACCTATCAGGTGCAAGGTGTAGAAAAAACAATTGTAGAAGAAGAAGAAGAAAAAGGTCCCCGCCATTTAGTTGCAAAGAAAAAAGGAGAAATTATAGATTATTTTATATCGAAAGGAAATCCAGTTATAAATGTACACCAGATTGTGGAAAAAGGAGACTTGCTGGTAGATGGGTATTTAGAAGAGGAGCACGAGACACCACCTGTAGCAGCTACTGGGACGGTTACTGCGAAAACATGGTATCTAAGTCAAGTGGAAACCCCGCTTCAAGTAAAGCAAGAAGTGGTTACTGGTAACCATTATAAGAAATATTCTTTGGGAATAGGGGGTTGGAATGTTCCTGTATGGGGATTTGAGGATTCTGAATATAACAATACTCATGTGGAAAACTATGTACATGAATTTTATTTTCTTCATTGGAAATTACCAGTTACATGGAACGAAACAATTTTTTTAGAAAAGGAAGCAAAAGAAATTAAAAGAAGTATTAAGGATGCAGTCATGGTTGGATTAGAAGATGCAAGAAACCAATTGTTAAGTGAATTGGAAAGCGATGCGGAAATAAGGAATGAAAAAATTTTGCGCCGGTCAACAAATAATGGTAAAGTGAAAATGACAATTGAGTTTACTGTATATGAAGATATTGCAAAACCTCAACCAATTACCCAAGGAGATTAG
- a CDS encoding PhoH family protein → MPEDLQTVEIQVKSPNEGLALFGTEDRHLKQIESQMNVAIVTRGEQILVSGDSEKVSLVEGILLALLDIIRRGLNITERDVIYAIELASKGKLEQFETLFEDEITKNAKGKSIRVKTLGQRKYVQAMKSHDLVFGIGPAGTGKTYLAVVMAVNALKSGQAKRIILTRPAVEAGESLGFLPGDLKEKVDPYLRPLYDALHDLLGNEYTTRLIDRGTIEIAPLAYMRGRTLDDAYVILDEAQNTTPEQMKMFLTRLGFGSKMVITGDITQIDLPKGTYSGLRVAKEKLSNIDGIAFCPLEQSDVVRHPLVQKVIQAYEKNNDESK, encoded by the coding sequence ATGCCAGAAGATTTACAAACCGTAGAAATTCAAGTTAAATCTCCCAATGAAGGTTTAGCTTTATTTGGGACAGAGGATCGACACCTAAAACAAATTGAATCACAAATGAATGTTGCAATAGTCACAAGAGGAGAGCAGATTCTTGTCTCGGGAGATTCGGAAAAGGTTTCTCTTGTGGAGGGAATCCTTCTTGCTTTACTTGATATTATACGCAGGGGATTAAATATTACAGAGAGAGACGTAATCTATGCTATAGAACTTGCGAGTAAAGGCAAGCTTGAGCAATTTGAAACGTTGTTTGAAGATGAAATTACTAAAAACGCTAAAGGAAAATCAATAAGAGTTAAAACGTTAGGTCAACGGAAATATGTTCAGGCGATGAAATCCCATGATCTAGTATTTGGTATTGGACCTGCTGGAACAGGGAAAACATATTTAGCTGTAGTTATGGCGGTAAACGCTTTAAAATCAGGACAAGCTAAACGAATTATTTTAACGAGACCAGCAGTGGAAGCGGGGGAGAGTTTAGGTTTTTTGCCTGGAGACTTAAAGGAAAAGGTAGATCCTTATCTTCGTCCATTATATGACGCCTTACATGATTTATTGGGGAATGAATACACAACCCGTTTAATTGACAGGGGCACCATTGAGATTGCTCCTCTTGCTTATATGCGTGGAAGAACCTTAGATGATGCCTATGTTATTTTAGACGAAGCACAAAATACGACACCTGAACAAATGAAGATGTTCTTGACACGATTAGGTTTTGGGTCGAAAATGGTTATAACAGGGGATATTACACAAATCGATTTACCCAAAGGGACATATTCTGGATTACGTGTGGCGAAAGAAAAATTAAGTAACATTGATGGTATTGCATTCTGTCCATTAGAACAATCAGATGTTGTTCGCCACCCTCTCGTACAAAAAGTAATCCAGGCTTATGAAAAAAATAATGACGAATCGAAATAA
- a CDS encoding HDIG domain-containing protein: protein MGKSSFQQWVKFNKKRLLDIEWILPVVLLGLIFFFFTLSNVYTQIYDIEKFSNADETIVSPITIENKKETDRKIRKALHEVEDRYTISSEVTSERTKLVQDLFDAIENVNQTDTWIQPGEAEASTTSVTIDDRLDKLYQLVTGDVIDSLDSSTLRHLISANEQDRKVGSELLLTSLYNEFNQGIRSDTLEQSKSNIKSKLMYSSLSTNYKSALTEVGRAALIENSFYDPDKTAEARTRAQNNVQPEIIRAGDVIVLKGQEISNEIYDKLDLVGLLTEKRNTYPIIGLAILIGILLLGVGHELKDLYTNSNFGFKKSATIVLVSIMILTIMKLLAQFQDFSFPIYYVVPAASAAFLLKILVNERIALLFAVVYSILGSLLFNNFISGNLNMEATLYLFFTQLAGIVFLKNLRDRLSIIKAGIGLSLVNMGSTLIFFFFTIEGYQWLDLILHLGMGFLSAFLSVILTLGVLPVLEMSFGMLTDTRLITLSNPNHPLLRKILTETPGTYHHSVMVANLSESACEAIGANGLLARVGSYYHDLGKTVQPMYFIENQMGIQNPHDYLDPEESAQIIISHPYLGADLLRKNKIPKEIVDIAEQHHGTTLLKYFYYKEKEKKGKVKESDFRYPGPKPRSKEAAIVCICDSVEAAVRSMKEPSMEKIESLVESIIQDRLEDGQFDETSLTISDLRKIKVAICETLKGIFHSRIQYPKANPVKEAN, encoded by the coding sequence ATGGGGAAGTCTTCTTTTCAGCAATGGGTCAAGTTTAATAAGAAAAGGTTGCTAGACATTGAGTGGATTCTTCCAGTTGTTTTATTAGGATTGATTTTTTTCTTTTTTACCCTTTCAAATGTTTATACACAAATTTATGACATTGAAAAATTTTCTAATGCTGATGAAACAATCGTTTCTCCGATCACGATTGAAAACAAGAAAGAGACGGATAGGAAGATAAGAAAAGCTCTTCACGAAGTAGAAGACCGCTATACAATTTCGTCGGAGGTAACGAGTGAACGGACAAAGTTAGTTCAAGACCTCTTTGATGCAATTGAGAATGTGAACCAAACAGATACATGGATACAACCTGGTGAGGCAGAGGCTTCTACCACTTCTGTTACCATCGACGATCGTTTAGATAAGTTGTATCAGCTTGTTACTGGAGACGTGATCGACTCTCTAGATTCATCTACACTTAGACATTTGATATCAGCAAATGAACAGGATCGTAAAGTGGGAAGTGAGTTGCTGCTCACTAGTTTGTATAATGAATTTAATCAGGGGATTCGTTCAGATACTCTAGAACAGTCAAAATCAAATATAAAAAGTAAGCTTATGTATTCTAGTCTATCAACAAACTATAAATCAGCCTTAACAGAGGTTGGACGAGCTGCCTTAATTGAGAATTCGTTTTATGATCCAGACAAAACAGCTGAGGCAAGAACTCGTGCTCAAAATAACGTACAGCCAGAAATCATTCGTGCAGGAGATGTTATTGTCCTAAAAGGACAGGAAATCTCTAATGAGATTTATGACAAACTGGATCTTGTTGGATTATTAACAGAGAAAAGAAATACTTATCCTATTATAGGATTAGCCATTTTAATTGGTATACTCTTATTAGGTGTCGGTCATGAGTTAAAGGATTTATACACAAATAGTAATTTTGGTTTTAAAAAAAGTGCTACTATTGTTTTGGTGTCAATCATGATATTGACCATTATGAAGTTGCTTGCTCAATTTCAGGACTTTTCATTTCCTATTTATTACGTTGTTCCAGCAGCCAGCGCGGCATTCTTACTTAAAATTCTCGTTAATGAACGAATAGCATTATTGTTTGCTGTTGTTTATTCGATTTTAGGAAGCCTCTTATTTAATAACTTTATTTCTGGAAATTTAAATATGGAAGCCACTCTTTATTTATTTTTTACACAGCTTGCAGGAATTGTATTTTTGAAAAATCTTAGGGATCGATTGTCTATTATTAAAGCAGGGATTGGATTATCACTTGTAAATATGGGTAGTACCTTAATTTTCTTCTTTTTTACAATAGAAGGCTATCAGTGGTTAGATTTAATTTTACATCTGGGAATGGGTTTTCTTTCTGCGTTTCTTTCAGTAATCTTAACACTTGGAGTCCTTCCGGTATTAGAAATGTCATTTGGCATGCTGACAGATACAAGATTGATCACTCTTTCTAATCCAAATCACCCTTTATTACGAAAAATACTAACGGAAACACCAGGAACATACCATCATAGCGTTATGGTTGCTAATTTAAGTGAAAGCGCCTGTGAAGCAATTGGAGCAAATGGATTATTAGCTAGAGTAGGTTCATACTACCATGATCTAGGGAAAACGGTGCAACCGATGTATTTTATTGAAAATCAAATGGGCATACAAAATCCACATGATTATCTTGACCCAGAAGAAAGCGCTCAGATTATAATTTCTCATCCATATTTAGGGGCAGACCTATTAAGAAAAAACAAAATTCCAAAGGAGATTGTTGATATAGCAGAGCAGCATCATGGCACAACTTTACTTAAATATTTTTATTACAAGGAAAAAGAAAAAAAGGGTAAAGTAAAAGAAAGCGACTTTCGTTATCCGGGGCCAAAACCAAGATCAAAAGAAGCTGCCATTGTCTGCATTTGTGATTCTGTAGAGGCTGCTGTGCGATCCATGAAAGAACCTTCTATGGAAAAGATAGAGTCCTTAGTTGAATCCATTATTCAGGATCGTTTAGAAGACGGCCAATTTGATGAGACATCTTTAACCATCAGTGATTTAAGAAAAATAAAAGTCGCCATTTGCGAAACGTTAAAAGGTATTTTTCATTCGCGGATTCAATACCCAAAGGCAAATCCAGTGAAGGAGGCTAACTAG
- the ybeY gene encoding rRNA maturation RNase YbeY, translated as MNIEFQDQTNQVDSKHLDLVENLLNFAAEKEDIGEEAEVSITFVTDQKIQEMNKEYRQKDQPTDVISFAMQEMGEDELEIKGENLPVMLGDIIISVDRTREQADTYEHSFERELGFLALHGFLHLLGYDHMTDEDEKKMFGRQEELLYDFGLERK; from the coding sequence ATGAACATAGAATTTCAAGATCAAACCAACCAAGTGGATTCTAAACATCTAGATCTGGTCGAAAATTTATTAAATTTTGCTGCAGAAAAAGAAGATATTGGAGAAGAGGCTGAAGTTTCCATTACCTTTGTAACCGATCAAAAGATTCAAGAGATGAATAAAGAATATCGACAAAAAGATCAGCCTACAGATGTCATTTCCTTTGCTATGCAAGAGATGGGTGAAGATGAATTAGAGATTAAGGGAGAGAATTTGCCAGTTATGTTGGGAGATATTATCATATCTGTTGATAGAACTCGCGAACAGGCAGATACCTATGAACATTCTTTCGAACGTGAATTGGGTTTTCTTGCCCTACATGGTTTCCTCCATTTACTAGGATATGATCATATGACGGATGAAGATGAAAAAAAGATGTTTGGTAGACAAGAGGAATTGTTATATGACTTCGGGCTTGAAAGAAAATAA
- a CDS encoding diacylglycerol kinase family protein, with translation MTSGLKENKKRKIVGFSFAFKGLLQMVLHERNFQIHIVIMFLVVFAGFYFSISKLEWISLILTIIVVLGFEMINGAIERAMDYVAPEWHEQVGRVKDISAGAVLVSAIGSVVIGILIFGSYIW, from the coding sequence ATGACTTCGGGCTTGAAAGAAAATAAAAAACGAAAGATTGTCGGATTCTCTTTTGCATTTAAAGGATTATTACAAATGGTCCTACATGAAAGAAATTTTCAAATTCATATAGTGATTATGTTTTTGGTGGTTTTTGCTGGATTTTACTTTTCTATATCAAAGCTGGAATGGATTTCTTTGATCTTAACTATTATAGTTGTGCTTGGCTTTGAAATGATAAATGGTGCCATTGAAAGGGCAATGGATTATGTTGCTCCAGAATGGCATGAACAAGTTGGGCGGGTTAAAGACATCTCTGCAGGAGCTGTTCTTGTTTCGGCCATCGGCTCTGTCGTTATAGGTATTCTTATATTTGGATCGTATATTTGGTAA
- the era gene encoding GTPase Era yields the protein MTEPTFRSGFIAIVGRPNVGKSTFMNRVVGQKIAIMSDKPQTTRNKIQGVLTEQDAQFVFMDTPGIHKPKHKLGDFMVKVAENSLNEVDVILFMVNVKEGYGRGDEYIIEKLKNVSSPVVLVLNKIDQIHPDELLPLIDRYQKELNFADIVPISALEGNNVENLLGVVKSYLPEGPKYYPDDQVTDHPERFIIAELIREKVLHLTREEIPHSIAVVIDQISSRPDGRTIDVQATIIVERSSQKGIVIGKQGKMLKEIGTRARQDIEQLLGNHVFLELWVKVQKDWRNRMNQLQELGFREDEY from the coding sequence ATGACTGAACCCACATTTCGTTCAGGATTTATTGCTATAGTTGGTCGCCCGAATGTTGGAAAATCCACATTTATGAATCGGGTGGTTGGCCAGAAAATAGCTATCATGAGTGACAAACCACAAACTACTCGAAATAAAATACAAGGTGTTCTTACTGAACAGGATGCACAGTTTGTATTTATGGATACACCAGGTATTCATAAACCGAAACATAAACTCGGTGATTTTATGGTAAAGGTCGCTGAGAATTCCTTAAATGAAGTCGATGTTATATTGTTTATGGTTAATGTGAAAGAAGGCTATGGACGTGGAGATGAATACATTATAGAAAAACTCAAGAATGTATCTAGTCCAGTTGTCCTTGTTCTTAATAAAATTGATCAAATTCATCCAGACGAACTATTACCATTGATTGATCGGTATCAAAAAGAATTAAATTTTGCCGATATTGTTCCTATCTCAGCTTTAGAAGGAAATAATGTTGAAAATCTCTTGGGAGTTGTGAAAAGCTATTTACCCGAAGGACCAAAATATTATCCTGATGATCAAGTAACTGATCATCCTGAACGTTTTATTATAGCAGAATTAATTAGGGAAAAAGTTCTACACTTAACTCGTGAAGAAATTCCACATTCTATAGCAGTAGTTATCGATCAAATATCGTCCAGACCTGATGGACGAACAATTGATGTACAAGCGACAATCATCGTAGAGAGGTCCTCACAAAAAGGAATTGTCATTGGAAAGCAAGGAAAGATGCTTAAAGAAATTGGTACGAGGGCTAGACAAGATATTGAACAATTATTAGGGAATCATGTCTTTTTAGAACTGTGGGTAAAAGTTCAAAAGGACTGGAGAAATCGTATGAATCAGCTTCAGGAACTAGGATTTCGCGAAGATGAATATTAA
- a CDS encoding YqzL family protein, giving the protein MIDLSWNVFVKTGNIESYLLMKELERLDEYDDEDVLTTEDEPN; this is encoded by the coding sequence GTGATTGATCTATCTTGGAATGTATTTGTCAAAACAGGAAACATCGAATCCTATCTACTCATGAAAGAGTTAGAACGCCTCGATGAATATGATGATGAAGATGTTTTAACAACTGAAGATGAACCCAATTAG
- the recO gene encoding DNA repair protein RecO — MLEKVEGVVLRTRDYGETNKIVTLFTKEFGKIGLMARGARKPKSRMASVTQPFVIGQYLIQRSQQLGTMQQGEIIESLRKLREDIEKTAYAAYLAELLDKLIEEHRPNPFLFQEFVSSLNRIGEGDQPNIIRIFFELKLYSIAGFAPEVSHCVSCGTKENLHAFSIQEGGLLCTRCCSQDEHSFPLIPSLIRILQMGVSVGIDRVGQINVKPENQKLLIHLMDEYYDRYGGYALKSKKFLQQMEKWSLHSTD; from the coding sequence TTGCTTGAAAAGGTAGAGGGAGTTGTCTTAAGAACACGAGATTACGGGGAAACAAATAAGATTGTAACACTTTTTACAAAGGAGTTTGGAAAAATTGGTTTAATGGCCAGAGGAGCAAGGAAGCCGAAGAGTCGTATGGCCTCTGTCACTCAACCGTTTGTTATTGGCCAATATCTTATACAGAGAAGCCAGCAGTTAGGGACCATGCAACAAGGTGAGATCATAGAAAGCCTTCGAAAACTTAGGGAAGATATTGAAAAAACGGCTTATGCAGCTTATTTAGCGGAATTGCTTGATAAGCTTATAGAAGAACATCGTCCAAACCCCTTCTTATTTCAAGAGTTTGTCTCGTCCCTAAATAGAATTGGAGAAGGGGACCAACCTAATATTATCCGTATTTTTTTTGAGTTGAAGCTCTACTCCATTGCAGGTTTTGCTCCTGAGGTTAGTCATTGTGTATCGTGTGGAACAAAGGAAAACTTACATGCTTTTTCTATCCAAGAGGGTGGCTTACTTTGTACGCGGTGTTGCTCCCAGGATGAACACTCCTTTCCTTTAATCCCATCTCTCATTCGCATATTACAAATGGGAGTATCAGTAGGCATCGATCGAGTTGGACAAATAAATGTTAAACCAGAGAATCAAAAATTACTTATACATTTGATGGATGAATATTATGACCGGTACGGAGGTTATGCATTAAAATCTAAAAAATTCCTTCAACAAATGGAGAAATGGAGCCTTCATTCCACCGATTAG